Proteins encoded together in one Impatiens glandulifera chromosome 1, dImpGla2.1, whole genome shotgun sequence window:
- the LOC124919206 gene encoding protein RRP6-like 2, which yields MSTKEEAMELDPSESQSLKQKAEALHRLATGPLSSSLNKLSGSSRGLPSAKEFHYFYNFNEFKAPIKEIANKSKSILELIGSSPQLSGQDVQIPDDLDEAYDWLVNLNDDLYERVDVSADEFKNVRKKEEETGVRMMDSEDGFELVCGKKKKKNKNGAGPVVGAAAREDDSSHSVRVVTRDMKAAETKPKVPFHIPSIPRPQDVYKMVINNSNQPFEHVWLQNSDDCSIYKHPLEAFSFEDFVDKDVEHLEPVKPLSLDDTPFKFVDNVNDLKLLAAKLRSVNEFAVDLEHNHYRSFQGLTCVMQISTRAEDFVVDTLKLRIHIGPYLREVFKDPTKKKVIHGSDRDILWLQRDFGIYICNMFDTGQASRVLKLERNSLEYLLAHLCEVTANKIYQKADWRLRPLPCEMIKYAREDTHYLLYMYDLLRIRLCSSTSQLDAANPLAEVYKRSYDLCMQLYEKELLTEDSYLQIYGLQNADLNAQQLAVVAGLCEWRDFIARSEDESTGYILPNKSLIDIAKVMPTTTKTLHDAVVRAKYVEANLGPLVNIIKRSMKNASAFEAAVEYLKEKRLAMEARQNIDLIDDSQTPPVECVAATTETLGNHNSSESTPITDCSNATNVSKNEQGNDLMDHDQNSSMKNKEDETVIKSMQEVQFNPTLQSATRAIVQVQKKPSRGFGAMFGNSSTKRKLDSHKKEAEVKLEKIRSLMAIPAISFPVQIQQTQPPIQPVSSETSKMEETIHLDGNPIVEEPEASEPIIEEHGKENGKDKTKKSQDDILYFSSDSEDEEPNSSLQAENEQSDEQRKKSGENMSLSDLSSSFEKCFESLNQKGNPKQSQKRVEELLEVKPFDYEVARKEFKIGNEVRGNEEQKGKGNKDRKKKKNNNRADKVEGGEVEFAQGRRRQAFPMTGNRSSTFRK from the exons ATGAGCACTAAGGAAGAGGCGATGGAGCTGGATCCATCTGAATCTCAATCATTGAAGCAGAAGGCCGAGGCTCTTCATCGTTTGGCGACAGGTccattgtcttcttctctcAATAAGCTTTCGGGTTCCTCTCGTGGCCTACCATCCGCTAAAGAATTTCATTACTTTTACAATTTCAATGAGTTCAAGGCGCCGATCAAGGAGATTGCCAACAAATCGAAATCAATTCTTGAACTTATCGGCTCTTCTCCGCAGTTGTCAGGGCAAGATGTCCAGATTCCGGATGATCTAGACGAAGCATACGATTGGCTGGTGAATTTGAACGACGATCTGTACGAAAGGGTTGATGTGTCTGCCGACGAGTTCAAGAATGTGAGGAAGAAAGAGGAGGAGACTGGGGTTAGAATGATGGATTCTGAAGATGGATTTGAGTTGGTTTgtggaaagaaaaagaaaaagaacaagaacGGAGCAGGTCCGGTAGTGGGGGCAGCAGCTAGGGAAGATGATTCTAGTCATTCCGTGCGAGTAGTTACAAGGGATATGAAGGCTGCAGAAACAAAACCTAAAGTGCCATTTCACATCCCTTCTATACCTCGCCCCCAGGACGTGTATAAGATGGTTATTAACAACTCAAATCAGCCGTTTGAGCATGTCTGGCTGCAGAACAGTGATGATTGTTCCATCTACAAGCACCCCTTG GAGGCATTTTCATTCGAGGATTTTGTTGATAAAGATGTTGAGCACCTGGAACCAGTGAAACCACTTTCATTGGATGATACTCCTTTCAAGTTTGTGGATAATGTCAATGATTTGAAGTTGTTGGCTGCAAAGCTAAGAAGTGTTAATGAATTTGCG GTTGATTTGGAGCATAATCATTATCGATCGTTTCAAGGCTTGACTTGTGTGATGCAAATTTCAACTCGAGCTGAAGATTTTGTTGTGGATACATTGAAGCTTCGTATTCATATTGGTCCTTATCTCAGGGAAGTTTTCAAAGATCCCACAAAGAAAAAA GTTATTCATGGCTCAGACCGTGACATTTTATGGCTTCAGAGGGACTTTGGCATATATATCTGCAACATGTTTGATACTGGGCAG GCTTCAAGGGTGTTAAAACTGGAAAGAAATAGTTTGGAGTATCTTCTTGCTCATCTTTGTGAAGTCACAGCCAACAAAAT ATATCAAAAGGCAGATTGGAGACTCCGTCCTCTTCCTTGTGAAATGATAAA ATATGCCAGAGAAGATACACACTATCTCTTGTACATGTATGACCTGTTAAGAATCAGGTTGTGTTCATCAACATCTCAACTTGATGCAGCTAATCCCTTGGCAGAG GTCTACAAACGCAGTTATGATCTGTGCATGCAGCTTTATGAGAAAGAACTATTAACCGAAGATTCATATCTTCAAATTTATGG TTTGCAGAATGCTGATTTGAATGCTCAGCAGCTTGCTGTTGTTGCA GGACTTTGTGAGTGGAGAGATTTTATTGCCCGCTCAGAAGATGAGAGTACTGGTTACATATTGCCAAATAAATCTCTTATTGATATTG CAAAAGTGATGCCTACCACGACAAAAACCTTGCACGATGCAGTAGTGAGAGCCAAGTATGTGGAGGCAAATCTTGGTCCACTGGTTAACATTATAAAGCGTTCTATGAAAAATGCTTCCGCATTCGAAGCTGCTGTGGAGTATCTGAAGGAGAAACGTCTTGCAATG GAAGCCAGACAGAATATAGATTTAATAGATGATTCTCAAACCCCTCCTGTTGAATGTGTTGCTGCCACAACCGAAACTCTAGGAAATCATAACAGTTCTGAATCCACTCCAATCACTGATTGTTCTAATGCCACTAATGTTAGCAAAAATGAACAAGGAAATGATTTGATGGATCATGATCAAAATAGCAGTATGaagaataaagaagatgaaaCAGTTATCAAGTCCATGCAAGAAGTTCAATTCAATCCTACTTTGCAATCT GCAACTAGAGCAAttgttcaagtgcagaagaagccTAGCCGTGGGTTTGGAGCAATGTTTgggaactcctcaacaaaaagGAAACTTGATTCTCATAAAAAG GAAGCCGAAGTGAAGTTAGAGAAGATCAGATCTTTGATGGCCATCCCTGCCATCTCTTTCCCTGTTCAGATTCAACAGACTCAGCCTCCTATTCAACCCGTCTCTTCTGAAACCTCTAAAATGGAAGAAACTATACATTTGGACGGCAACCCGATTGTTGAGGAGCCAGAAGCCAGTGAACCCATAATAGAAGAACATGGCAAGGAAAATGGGAAAGACAAGACCAAAAAATCCCAAGATGATATTTTATACTTTTCTAGCGATTCAGAGGATGAGGAGCCGAATTCATCTCTTCAAGCTGAAAATGAGCAATCGGATGAACAAAGAAAGAAATCAGGTGAGAATATGTCACTTTCTGATTTGTCATCCAGCTTTGAAAAGTGTTTCGAGTCATTGAACCAAAAGGGAAATCCTAAACAATCCCAGAAAAGAGTTGAAGAATTGTTGGAAGTGAAGCCATTCGATTATGAAGTTGCTAGGAAAGAGTTCAAGATCGGTAACGAAGTTCGAGGTAATGAAGAACAAAAAGGAAAAGGGAACAAGgataggaagaagaagaagaacaacaacCGTGCTGATAAGGTTGAAGGGGGGGAAGTAGAATTTGCTCAGGGGAGAAGGCGACAGGCTTTTCCAATGACTGGGAACAGAAGTTCCACTTTTCGGAAATga